The Sporocytophaga myxococcoides DSM 11118 genome includes the window AATGTATAAGATTCGCCATCCATAACTTTACCAGGATATTGCCCCACATTTGCAACCAGTTTGCTCATGTCCAGTTCAGAATAGATATAGGCATTGGTTCCGTAAGTTGTGATTGCTCCCGTTTTATTATACCAATGACCAGGTGCGTTGGCGGTAGAAACAGAGTCGAGCGTTCCATCAGTATTGACACCAAAATATTTAATAGTTTTATTCGCAAATTCACTGGTGATTTGTGCAGCCGTTAAACCGAATATCTGTCTGATCTGAGATGAGTTCAGAGAAATAACTGTTGGCGTATAATCAGACATAGGCTGCATCTCAGCAGTATAGGTAATGGTTTGAATCGGTATTGCGGTGAAAGTTGCTGTAATGGTTTTATTGGCATCCATTATTACCGAAAGCGGGTTGGTTGTTCCGGAAGCATTACCACTCCAGCCAGTGAACAAATATCCGGAAGCAGGCTTTGCTGACAGTATTACTGTTGTACCTTCATCATATGTGCCGGAAGTTGGAGTGACAGTACCCGAACCAACAACAGAAACTGAAAGCGTATAGGTTTTTAGTGCTACTGTCGTACAAGCCGGAGTTGCAGTAAATGCCATTTGGTTAGCAGTAAAATTTGTAAAGCCTGAATTGATATCAACATTGGAAGCATCTGTTGCTCCTTTGCCATCACACTCGGTACGTCCATTTCTCCAATAAGTCGGTTGTAAATAAACTCCATTAGTAGAACAAGATCCAACCTCTGCATCGCCTCCCACAATCACATTGTTGCCATAAGTAGCAGACCAAACCATTGCATTGCCCTTTACCTGAGCAGTATTCGTCACAGTTCCGCCTTCCATCCATGCGTTACCTGAAATGACTGCGTCTCCTGAGATGGTAGCATTGTAAATAGCTGCGTTATCTTTCACTACTGCATTCCCACTTACATTTCCACCTTCAACAGTAGCAAAGCCTTCTATTCTTGCATTACCTGAAACTGTACTACCTAAAACCATCGCATAAGGGCCAACATATGCTGTAGAGGCTACATTTGCATTGTTTGAGATCCAACCTCCTCCATTTGAGTGAAGCTTCCCATTTGTTTTTCTCCATTTTCTAAAATCTGCTGAAGCCTGATAACCTTCAGGTACAGCATTGGCAATTTTAAGCTCATAAGGATATCTTCTGTATTTTGGATAACCAACATCCATGTTATAGTTGGAATGTATTTTAGGAGCTGAAAATACAACCAGGTAAATGTTTGTTTCACTCGCAGTGTTTAGATTAAATGAAGCCTCACCATCTGCGCTGGAATACATAGGACTATAGCGTGAAACTGTTCCATCTGTCTTAGTGGTCACAAATCCATATCTCCAGCCTGCATATGTTGGATTCACTTCTGTATGTCCTTTGAATTTAACAGAGACTGTTTTATCCGTTCCGGTACATGTAGGATAAAGAGGAATGATATTCATGCCATAATCCTGAGGCGCCCAATTCTCATTCACAAAAAAATGATCTGTTGTTCCTTGTACCTTATCTAACAAGGTGTATTGACGACTGGTATATCTCGGAAGACTATTTTTGATTCCCTGATAGGTTTGTCTCATTACCTTACCAAAGTTACTATTCTGATTTACTGTGCTATTCCACTGAATAGGATAATCAAAGGTCACATCTCTTGATGCATAGCCATACAAATAGTCATTGAGTTGTTCTTGTGTAAATCCCTTCAGGCGTTTTAAGGTTTCCAATGGATGTTCCTGATTTTTAGATTCAGCCCAAAGCCTTCTGGTCATTTCAAAACCATCTGTTTGCTGAACGTAAAACAAAAGATTGTAATTGGTATAATGATGTCTATTGGAAGACCACATAAAGTGTCTGGTCTGTATCCAGCGAGTCAGAGTACCATCAATGTTAGCCCACTTTTGATATACTTGTGCTCGCATATAATTTGCATGACCTTCAAAAAACGGACCTGCCCAATCATATCCTGAAAAGGCGTTTCCATTTCCCGGGTTTTCCTGAATCCTCATCATCATTTGCAAAGCATGAGCATATTCATGACTGATAGCTCCCCCATCTTTAACCGCAGAAGGATGTACGAACATTGCACCTAAGGTATTGCTATAACTGCTGGCATGAGCAAAACCAGTAGTGCGGTCATCGCCACCGGAAAAAGTTCCTAATATAATGACAGGTGTTTTGTATTTGCCAAAATTTGTGGTCGGTGCGTTATTGATGAATTTTAAGTCTGTAATAAATCGATTAAAGATAAATTCAAACGTATCAGCAACGGCAACCGGATTAAACCTCAAGTTCGCATCGGAAGCACTTTGTGGATTGGTACCCACTAAATCACCCCAATAGAGTACAAAGTTCTTAGATTCATACATCCTGCTGGAAGCCATCCTGCCATAGTATTCGTGACCAGGATTGCTCCATTCGGTAGGAGTAAAAACTGTTTTTTGAGCATATAGCAGCTGAAGATTGATGTAAATGAAAAATATACAGAGTAGCGTTTTTTTCATATAAATGAATATTGTTAAAGAAATTTGATTTATCTATTAATTAAAATCATTGGAGCTTTAGAAGAGCAATTTGATTCAAGCAATACTAAATCAGATCATTAATTGCTCATGATTTTTTTACTTAGCAATTGGGAAAAGTTATAAGTAACGAAATTTTGAAAAAAATATAGAAGATGGGTCAAATTCACCTTTTGTCGATTTTGAAATTACTGGTAAATTGTAGTAAGAAATGAAATATAGATACACCCGATGTGCGCATATCCTTCCAAATTGAAGAGATTGTAGTACTTGAGTGCATATTTGAAGAAGTTAGTGGCAATTTATGATACCAACAATCGAACATATTATTTTAAGAATTGAAAGGGATAAAAAAACTTTAGGAATAACCCTTTATAATAAAGCTACCTTGGAAGAGATAGTTTCATTTGAACGAGTGATGAATATTAAACTTCCTGATGATATAAAAACGTTCTATAAATATTGTAACGGATTTGAATCTGAGGAGGACATGTTTAGGATAATACCATTAGATGAAATAATTGACAGAAGAGAAGACGTTGATAGTTATTTAATTAACCCCAAGGATTTTCATATAGCAGAATACATGATTTATTGTGACATGTGGACATTGACTGTTGATGAGATTAACAATAACAAGTATTCAATCTACAATAATGCGGAAACAGCTGTTGATCTAACTAATAATTTTTCAGAATTCATGGATAGATTTTTAAATGGTGGAGTATTTGATGGGCTCTATGATTGGAGAAAGAATTAGAAAATAAAAAATAAAAAACATGCCACTAACAATGTGTACAAAATATGCCGGTAGATGTGCAGAAGTTGAGAGCAGTGCAGCTAAGTTCCGCACATTTTATTAATTTTAAAGGCGTGCGGGTTTCGGTGCTGATAGATAGTGAAGTGGTTCTAAATCCGGCACATTTTATACACTAGACATTAGTGGCAAGTGTAACGGACACCCTACACAATAACAACAAACTAAAATCAAGAGTGAATGAGCGATATTTTACGAAAACAAATAGAAAAAATAACTCTGCTAACAGACACGGAGTTTGACTATATTTTGTCACACTTCACGACAAAGAAATTCAAAAAACATCAATTTGTAATTCAGGAAGGAGAAAATGTGCCAAACGATTTTTTCATTTTGAATGGTTGCTTAAAATCATACTTTACAGACAAAAATGGTAAAGAACATATTTTGCAATTTGGGATGCAAGACTGGTGGATTACTGATTATCAAGGATATTACAACCAATCAAAAGCTACTGTAAATATTTCCTGCATTGAAGACAGCGAATTACTTTGCTTATCATTTGAGAATAGGGAAAAACTTTGTGCAGAAATCCATAAAATAGAACACTTTTTTAGAAAGAAAACTAATAAACGTAACGTTGCATTACAACAACGAATACTTTCTTTATTGAGCAATAACGCCAAAGAAAAATACGACCAATTACTACAATTATATCCACAGCTTTTCCAAAAAGTTCCCAAACAACTTATTGCTTCTTATTTAGGTGTTACAAGAGAAACACTTAGCAGACTTAACTCTTCTTCAAAATAATGTGAGGTATATCACCCAAAAGTTGTGATGTATGTCCTATTGCTTCCATTGTTTTCAATAGAAATTTGTGCCATAAATTTTAAACAAAAAAAATAAAATGGCAAAATTTCAAATTCAACAAGCAAGTAGCACCGTAAACTGGACTGGCAAGAAAGTTTTAGGGTTACATACAGGAAGTATCAATATCGCTAATGGCTTTATTGAAATTACAGACAACATTATTGTAGGCGGAGAAATCCAAATAGATATGACCTCAATTGTGATTACCGACATTGAAGACCAAAAAACTAACCAAGATTTTTTAGCACACTTATTAAACGATGATTTTTTCTCAGTTGATAAATTCAAAATTGCTAAACTAACCATAAATGGTTCAAGTAAAACTGAAACCAATAAATTTAAAATTGATGGAAATCTCAATATCAAAGACATTTCACACCCAATCAGTTTTATATCTTCTATTGAAATATTTACGGACACCTTGCATTCACTTGGCGAAATGGTAATTGACAGAACATTGTACAATATTCGTTATGGTTCGGGTAAATTTATTGACAACTTGGGCGACAAACTAATTTATGATGATTTTGTGTTGCAATTCAAACTTGTAGGTCAAGCATAGACCAAACTAATACGAAAAGGCGAAGTGCGGAAAAGCAATTGTTTTAGCAGGTCTTTCAAGCACTTCGCTTTCATCATTTGCAAATCAGTCAACATTTAATAGTGAAAAGACAATGTGGAATAACACAAAATTTACTAAACTCTTGGAAATAGATTACCCAATAGTGCAAGGTCCATTTGGTGGTGGGCTATCATCTGTAAAACTTACAAGCACCGTTTCAAACGCAGGTGGATTAGGTTCTTTTGGAGGACAACCCTTTTCTTCAGAAGAAATTATTAAAACCTGTAATGAAATAAGAAAATTTACCAATAAGCCTTTTAATATCAATTTGTGGGTGAACGACAGAGATGCCCGTTTAGCAATTTTTGGCGAAAATGATTACAAAAAACTCACAGAATTATTTAAGCCATATTTTAATGAATTAGGTTTGCCAATGCCAGAAAGACCTACTAATCTTGGGGCTAAATTTGAAGAACAAATCGAAGCAATTTATGAAGCAAAACCAGCAATATTTAGCTTTGTTTATGGCATACCTTCATCAAACATTTTAGAAAATTGTAGAAGACTTGGTATAAAAACAGTTGGTGCGGCAACAACTTTAGATGAAGCTATTGCATTGGAAAATGCAGGAGTTGATGCAATAGTTGCCACAGGTTTTGAAGCAGGTGGGCACAGGGTTTCGTTTTTGAGGTCGGCAGAAGATTCTTTGACAGGAACATTTTCACTGATTCCACAAGTTGCAGACAACGTGAAAATTCCCATTATAGCGGCAGGAGGAATTGCAGATTCAAGAGGAATAAAAGCGGCATTTGCATTAGGTGCTGATGCCGTACAAATGGGTACTGCTTTTTTGGCAACTTCACAATCCAATGCTTCACAAGACCATAAAGACAAGTTGTTTACATCAGATGCGAAATACACAACACTTACAAAAGTATTTACTGGCAGGTTATCAAGAGGAATAAAAAACAGGCTTACAGAGGAATTAAAAAATCACGAAGACTTATTTGCACCATATCCTTTACAAAGTAAGTTTATGGGCTTATTAAAAGCATATCCAGCAACCGAAAACTCAAATCCAGACTTTAAATCTTACTGGACTGGACAATCAGCTTCTTTATTAAAACATCGGGACGCTAAAATATTTATAGAAACATTGGTAAAAGAAATGAATAGAAAGTAAAATGTAGACTGAAAAAACGACAGCTGCATCCAATAGTCCTCGATTGCAACAAGGATTTCCGGGAATAGCGATTGTATCGCTATTCTGCACCTTGCCCTGTCTCCTGAAAAACCACAACTCTCCTTCCACTAACCTTTCCATATAATGAGTTAATATTCCAATATATCTATGCTATTTTCGAAAAAGTTAGCTGACGACCATTTATGATCTTCTGATTTTTTTACCAGATTCCATATATACGGAGTGGTTTGTCATGGGGCAGGCCACGGATGAGACTTTATAAGTATATTTAAACTAATATTAAAATAACTTTCTGACATATGCCAATAATCGAATTTACAGCAGGAAAACTATCAAGAGAAGTAAAAGATAAACTTATAACACAACTTACAGACATATCTGTTGAAATTACAGGAATACCAAGACATTTGTTTTTTATAACAATTAATGAAAAACCTGACGAAGATATTGCTGTTGGAGGTGTTAGTGTGCAAAAACTAAAAGAAGAATTAAACAAACAGAAATAACAAGGAACTTCTACACTGTGACCTAGATTTTATATACAAGATACAAGAAGTGGTTATAATTATATCAAAAAAAGTTTTACTTAAAATAGCCGCTCTTCGCGGCTATTTTTATAATTTAATTCAGAAGGTCACGACTTATATTTTTTCCGAAAATTATTAGCCTCCCGTACTATTTTTCCCATCTGCTTATCCATACGCTTTTTATCTGCGGCGCTGACTTCAAAACGGTTCTGTTCTTTCAACAGTTTTAGATAACTTTCATAAACATGTTTATCAAGCGTTCCGTTTACGATAGCAGCTGTAACCGCACATCCCTTTTCATGGATGTGTTTGCAATCAGCGTAAAGACATTGAGATGCAAGTTTATGAATTACCGGAAATAACTCTGATTCATCTTTCCCTTCTTTAGAAGTAACCCCAAACTCACGCATTCCTGGTGTATCAATTACCAGGCTATCGTTAGATAACCGATACAAACTACGAGCAGTGGTTGTATGTTTGCCTTTTTGAGTTGATTGGCTGGTTTCCTGAGTAATTTGTATAGATCTATCAGAAAATGAATTCAACAAGGAGCTTTTACCCGTTCCGGATGATCCTATCAGAATATACGTTTTGAAAGGTTTCAGCACTTCATGCTTAATTACTTCCAGTCCGTATCCGGTATAGGTGCTGCAGAGATAAACCGGAGAATCTCTTTGAAGCTTCTCTGTTTCTGCCATAAACTCTTCAGGACGATCAACCAGATCCGTTTTGTTGAGAATCACAACTGCTTTGATTCCACACGCTGTAATCTGAACCAGATACCTTTCCAGCCGCATCATATTAAAGTCCCGGTCAAGCCCTTGCACGATCAATGCATAATCGATATTGCTTGCAAGGATCTGTTTTTCAGTTTTTGTTCCTGGAGTTTTTCTGAATAAAGCATTGACTCTCTTAAAAACTTCTATAATATATCCTGTGGGATCATAATCCATATAAAATACCCAGTCACCTACTTTGGGTAACTCATCCTGGGTGTTCGAGTATAACAGTTTTCCGGATAGTTCAGCCTCAGTTTCACCTTTTTCTGTTATAAGATAGTATTTGAATCCCTGAATGGAAATAACACGCCCTACGGACAAATCTTTTTTATTATGCTGATCAACATATTGTTGTTGAAAATTAGTCCAGCCATATTTTTTTAGCATTGCCATAATAATAATGAGTTTCAGGTGTGGAATAAATCATACCACACGACTTTGATAAGAATTTGGAATTTGATAGAAACGATTATTTACAGACCCAGGCAGGAAATTAAATTCAGTGGGTCTGCAATCAGGCAATTGCTACGGCTGATGAAGGACGATATGTAACTTGTAAAGTTGTCATATTGATTGAGTCAAAATTAGAAAAAAAATCACTAGCCAACAATATGAAAACATTTTATTTTTAGATGCAGATATTAAAACTGGATAGAATCTCCTCTCCAGCCATTGCCTCAGCGGCTTTCCAAATGTTCTGCATTAAATGATACTGGGTTACTTTTTTTATTTGTCATTCTTCCTACACAGTGGCCTCTCCCCTGCCAGCCCACAGTTTTCCGTCCATTAAAACCTTTCCATATAATGAGTTAAGATTCCAAGTTCATCTATTCCATTTTGGGAAAAGTTAGCTGACGTCCATTGGTGATCTGCAAAGAGGCCTGTGAGAGGGCGGGTCACGGGGTAAAGGTACGCTCGAATTTGGTGCTGATGTTTAATGTCATTTTTGAATCATGATTTAAAGTAAACCTTAAATGACGATCCTTTTCCCTTTTCACTTTCTAATTCAATTTTTCCACCCGCATTGTTTATTATCTTCTTTACAATAAACAATCCAACACCAGATCCTTCAATATCTTTATGATATCTCTTGAACTCCGAAAATACGTTGGCTACTTGATTTTTATCAAATCCTAAACCATTATCTTGAATGGTTAAGAGTATGTAAGATTGATTCAATCTTTTGGTAGTAATATTTATAACAGGTTTTCTATCAGGAGAACGGTATTTAATTGCATTATTAATAAGATTATAAATAATACTACGAAGTGAACTGACTGGGAATTTTATTATAGGCACTTCGCTAAAGTCTGAAATAATTTTTGCATCTGTGTTCTTAATCTGTGCTGCTAATACTCCTTCAGTAAATTCAAGAATTTCTATCATTCTATTATTAATAAATTCCTCTTCACTGCTTTTTTGAGCTTTTGTAATTTCAATTAAGTCATATAAGGTACTTTTAAATTT containing:
- a CDS encoding DUF6055 domain-containing protein yields the protein MKKTLLCIFFIYINLQLLYAQKTVFTPTEWSNPGHEYYGRMASSRMYESKNFVLYWGDLVGTNPQSASDANLRFNPVAVADTFEFIFNRFITDLKFINNAPTTNFGKYKTPVIILGTFSGGDDRTTGFAHASSYSNTLGAMFVHPSAVKDGGAISHEYAHALQMMMRIQENPGNGNAFSGYDWAGPFFEGHANYMRAQVYQKWANIDGTLTRWIQTRHFMWSSNRHHYTNYNLLFYVQQTDGFEMTRRLWAESKNQEHPLETLKRLKGFTQEQLNDYLYGYASRDVTFDYPIQWNSTVNQNSNFGKVMRQTYQGIKNSLPRYTSRQYTLLDKVQGTTDHFFVNENWAPQDYGMNIIPLYPTCTGTDKTVSVKFKGHTEVNPTYAGWRYGFVTTKTDGTVSRYSPMYSSADGEASFNLNTASETNIYLVVFSAPKIHSNYNMDVGYPKYRRYPYELKIANAVPEGYQASADFRKWRKTNGKLHSNGGGWISNNANVASTAYVGPYAMVLGSTVSGNARIEGFATVEGGNVSGNAVVKDNAAIYNATISGDAVISGNAWMEGGTVTNTAQVKGNAMVWSATYGNNVIVGGDAEVGSCSTNGVYLQPTYWRNGRTECDGKGATDASNVDINSGFTNFTANQMAFTATPACTTVALKTYTLSVSVVGSGTVTPTSGTYDEGTTVILSAKPASGYLFTGWSGNASGTTNPLSVIMDANKTITATFTAIPIQTITYTAEMQPMSDYTPTVISLNSSQIRQIFGLTAAQITSEFANKTIKYFGVNTDGTLDSVSTANAPGHWYNKTGAITTYGTNAYIYSELDMSKLVANVGQYPGKVMDGESYTFKQALVYTKSATDIKQITLVFNISITSVITGLDEANDEVRGTIYPNPSSESFKVELSRPSDISVYSLDGQKLVEYKNVRSVVFGDQLKAGTYLVKTGNKFYKIVKE
- a CDS encoding NAD(P)H-dependent flavin oxidoreductase, with protein sequence MWNNTKFTKLLEIDYPIVQGPFGGGLSSVKLTSTVSNAGGLGSFGGQPFSSEEIIKTCNEIRKFTNKPFNINLWVNDRDARLAIFGENDYKKLTELFKPYFNELGLPMPERPTNLGAKFEEQIEAIYEAKPAIFSFVYGIPSSNILENCRRLGIKTVGAATTLDEAIALENAGVDAIVATGFEAGGHRVSFLRSAEDSLTGTFSLIPQVADNVKIPIIAAGGIADSRGIKAAFALGADAVQMGTAFLATSQSNASQDHKDKLFTSDAKYTTLTKVFTGRLSRGIKNRLTEELKNHEDLFAPYPLQSKFMGLLKAYPATENSNPDFKSYWTGQSASLLKHRDAKIFIETLVKEMNRK
- the rsgA gene encoding ribosome small subunit-dependent GTPase A, translating into MAMLKKYGWTNFQQQYVDQHNKKDLSVGRVISIQGFKYYLITEKGETEAELSGKLLYSNTQDELPKVGDWVFYMDYDPTGYIIEVFKRVNALFRKTPGTKTEKQILASNIDYALIVQGLDRDFNMMRLERYLVQITACGIKAVVILNKTDLVDRPEEFMAETEKLQRDSPVYLCSTYTGYGLEVIKHEVLKPFKTYILIGSSGTGKSSLLNSFSDRSIQITQETSQSTQKGKHTTTARSLYRLSNDSLVIDTPGMREFGVTSKEGKDESELFPVIHKLASQCLYADCKHIHEKGCAVTAAIVNGTLDKHVYESYLKLLKEQNRFEVSAADKKRMDKQMGKIVREANNFRKKYKS
- a CDS encoding tautomerase family protein; translated protein: MPIIEFTAGKLSREVKDKLITQLTDISVEITGIPRHLFFITINEKPDEDIAVGGVSVQKLKEELNKQK
- a CDS encoding YceI family protein, which produces MAKFQIQQASSTVNWTGKKVLGLHTGSINIANGFIEITDNIIVGGEIQIDMTSIVITDIEDQKTNQDFLAHLLNDDFFSVDKFKIAKLTINGSSKTETNKFKIDGNLNIKDISHPISFISSIEIFTDTLHSLGEMVIDRTLYNIRYGSGKFIDNLGDKLIYDDFVLQFKLVGQA
- a CDS encoding SMI1/KNR4 family protein, whose amino-acid sequence is MIPTIEHIILRIERDKKTLGITLYNKATLEEIVSFERVMNIKLPDDIKTFYKYCNGFESEEDMFRIIPLDEIIDRREDVDSYLINPKDFHIAEYMIYCDMWTLTVDEINNNKYSIYNNAETAVDLTNNFSEFMDRFLNGGVFDGLYDWRKN
- a CDS encoding Crp/Fnr family transcriptional regulator; this encodes MSDILRKQIEKITLLTDTEFDYILSHFTTKKFKKHQFVIQEGENVPNDFFILNGCLKSYFTDKNGKEHILQFGMQDWWITDYQGYYNQSKATVNISCIEDSELLCLSFENREKLCAEIHKIEHFFRKKTNKRNVALQQRILSLLSNNAKEKYDQLLQLYPQLFQKVPKQLIASYLGVTRETLSRLNSSSK